A part of Brassica rapa cultivar Chiifu-401-42 chromosome A05, CAAS_Brap_v3.01, whole genome shotgun sequence genomic DNA contains:
- the LOC103869695 gene encoding non-specific lipid transfer protein-like 1 has translation MSQTTTTTTLLLLSTLLIAAIVVNGQGAKAPPPNAGMVCDANLGLCAAALKVGAKSSEECCTSLEKAVKTQLKCLCAILTNPQVLAGFNLTVENALLIPKSCGIDAGPSMCSAAKAPLPHGVPPVPGPPKGEKDAASNLAGTGLVGITLITISMMFY, from the exons ATGTCccaaacaacaacaaccacGACCCTTCTCCTCCTATCTACATTGCTAATTGCAGCGATAGTAGTTAATGGGCAAGGAGCGAAGGCCCCTCCTCCAAACGCAGGTATGGTTTGTGACGCTAACTTAGGTCTATGTGCAGCGGCACTTAAAGTAGGAGCAAAATCATCAGAAGAATGCTGCACAAGCCTAGAGAAGGCAGTGAAGACGCAGTTGAAGTGCCTCTGCGCCATCCTCACAAACCCGCAGGTATTGGCCGGCTTCAATCTCACCGTGGAAAATGCTCTTCTCATTCCTAAGAGTTGTGGCATCGATGCTGGACCTTCTATGTGTTCTG CCGCTAAAGCTCCGTTGCCGCATGGGGTTCCACCGGTGCCAG GACCGCCTAAAGGTGAGAAGGATGCTGCAAGCAATCTCGCGGGAACTGGATTGGTCGGGATCACCTTAATAACGATCTCTATGATGTTTTATtga